The Blautia obeum ATCC 29174 region GACGGAAGAAGCTTTAATGTTTGTTGATGAAATAAGCACAGAAGATTTGTTTGAAGTAAAGAATGAGCGAGAAAGGATTTTAATTTTTTCAGTAGAATAAGAATAGGGACATACAGCAGACTGCGTAACAGCATTTACTTAATTGTAAATTGTAAAGTTACGCAGCCTTTTTTATAATATAGATTGACAATATCTTAACAAGGCATTACAATAATGGAAACCAGAAAACCAAAAAGAGTTTCCGGGTTTCCAAATGGAGGATTGAATGCGGGATAAAATTATTGATGCAACGGTTGAGGAATTTAAACAGAACGGCCTGAAATTTACAATGAACGATCTGGCGAAGCGGCTTGGAATCAGTAAAAAAACAATTTACACAGTTTTTGAAAGCAAACAGGCAGTTCTGGTAGCAGTAGCGGACCGTTATGCGGCAGATTTAAACAGTATGCAGGAAGAACTGGAGGCGGATGTAAGTCTGAATGTAGTGCAGAAACTGGAGAAGCTTTTGTGCGCACTGCCGGAAAAGTATTACAACATTGGACTGAGCCGAATCTACGAACTTGCGGAAAAGTATCCAAAGCCATACCGACATCTGATGAGGTCAGTAAACAATGGATGGGAACAGGCAGAAAAGTATCTTGAAAAAGGCATGGAAGAGGGCATGATTCGAGAAGTTTCCATTCCGGTAGTAATGGCAATGGTAAAAGGCACTGTATATTGTTTTATGGAGTCAGATATTCTGTATCAAAATAAACTGACTTATGAACAGGCAAAAAAAGAAATGGTAGAAATACTGATGAAAGGAATAAAAACAGGTGGGAAAAGTAAGGATTCTGGAAATTAAAGAGAGCGTGTTTGCGGACAATGGCAGACAGGCAGATCAGCTTCGAATCAGACTGAAAGAAAAAGGTGTCTTTCTGATGAATCTGATGTCGTCACCTGGATCAGGAAAGACGACAACTCTGAAAAGAACGATAGCAGCTTTAAAAGATGACCTTCGTATCGGGGTCATGGAGGCGGATATTGATTCAGATGTGGATGCACTTGCAATTGCCGAAACCGGGGCAAAAGCAATTCAGCTGCATACAGGTGGCATGTGTCATCTGGATGCAAAAATGACAGAGCAGGGGATCGAAGGTCTGGGCATTGAAGATGTAGATCTGGCGATTCTCGAAAACGTAGGAAATCTTGTTTGTCCGGCCGAGTTTGACACAGGCGCATCCAAAAA contains the following coding sequences:
- a CDS encoding TetR/AcrR family transcriptional regulator; this translates as MRDKIIDATVEEFKQNGLKFTMNDLAKRLGISKKTIYTVFESKQAVLVAVADRYAADLNSMQEELEADVSLNVVQKLEKLLCALPEKYYNIGLSRIYELAEKYPKPYRHLMRSVNNGWEQAEKYLEKGMEEGMIREVSIPVVMAMVKGTVYCFMESDILYQNKLTYEQAKKEMVEILMKGIKTGGKSKDSGN
- the hypB gene encoding hydrogenase nickel incorporation protein HypB, with protein sequence MGKVRILEIKESVFADNGRQADQLRIRLKEKGVFLMNLMSSPGSGKTTTLKRTIAALKDDLRIGVMEADIDSDVDALAIAETGAKAIQLHTGGMCHLDAKMTEQGIEGLGIEDVDLAILENVGNLVCPAEFDTGASKNVMILSVPEGHDKPLKYPLMFEVCDAVLINKIDVLPYFDFDMELVKKYIHQRNPKAEIFPVSAKTGEGIEAWTTWLKKQVTDWKS